One stretch of Nitratiruptor tergarcus DSM 16512 DNA includes these proteins:
- a CDS encoding vWA domain-containing protein, producing MSEFAFERPLVLWLIVLVIICFIKCRAKESALLFPHLSILKKAADKKSFLPEFLKAVAIFGLIFSLAGPVAIDKSVELKKRGYDIVLALDASGSMREKGFDKSNPFKTKFEVVKELVKDFIKRRVNDNIGVVIFGSFSYIASPLSFNKDVVNKILDYLDIGIAGQKTAISDALIESISMLKDSKAKSKVIILLTDGIDTASKTPISVAMKMAKKYHIKIYTIGIGQRRGIDERLLSWIAEESGGEYFFARTAKDLHKVYATIDKLEKSEIRGKEFVKKAELYPYVLFVAILALLGYIYIYSKRGF from the coding sequence ATGAGTGAGTTTGCGTTTGAGCGGCCTTTAGTGTTATGGCTCATTGTATTAGTGATTATATGTTTTATAAAGTGTAGAGCAAAAGAGAGTGCACTGCTCTTTCCACACCTCTCTATTCTCAAAAAAGCAGCAGACAAAAAGAGCTTTTTGCCGGAATTTCTCAAAGCAGTGGCTATTTTTGGCCTCATTTTCTCTTTAGCTGGTCCAGTAGCTATTGATAAAAGTGTAGAGCTCAAAAAGAGAGGCTATGATATTGTCTTAGCACTTGATGCGAGTGGGTCGATGCGAGAGAAGGGGTTTGATAAGAGTAATCCCTTTAAAACAAAGTTTGAAGTGGTTAAGGAGCTTGTCAAGGACTTTATAAAAAGAAGAGTGAATGACAATATTGGAGTAGTTATATTTGGATCTTTTAGCTATATCGCTTCACCACTTTCGTTCAATAAGGATGTTGTCAACAAGATCCTTGATTATCTTGATATTGGCATAGCTGGTCAAAAAACAGCTATTAGTGATGCGCTTATTGAGAGTATTTCGATGCTTAAAGACTCTAAAGCAAAATCAAAAGTTATTATTTTACTTACTGATGGTATAGATACTGCGAGTAAAACCCCTATAAGTGTGGCTATGAAAATGGCAAAGAAGTATCATATCAAGATCTATACTATCGGAATTGGCCAAAGACGAGGAATTGATGAGAGGCTGCTTTCATGGATAGCTGAGGAGAGCGGTGGGGAATACTTCTTTGCACGCACAGCAAAAGATTTGCATAAGGTCTATGCTACTATAGATAAACTTGAAAAGAGTGAGATTAGAGGTAAAGAGTTTGTTAAAAAAGCAGAACTCTATCCCTATGTGCTCTTTGTAGCTATTTTAGCTCTACTTGGGTATATCTATATCTATAGCAAGCGAGGATTTTGA